A single window of Fischerella sp. PCC 9605 DNA harbors:
- a CDS encoding DNA-directed RNA polymerase subunit beta'' has product MTNDKMIFRNRVVDKGQLRNLISWAFTHYGTARTAVMADKLKDLGFRYATKAGVSISVEDLMVPPSKRSLLEAAEAEIRATEERYQRGEITEVERFQKVIDTWNGTSEALKDEVVTHFKKTNPLNSVYMMAFSGARGNISQVRQLVGMRGLMADPQGEIIDLPIKTNFREGLTVTEYIISSYGARKGLVDTALRTADSGYLTRRLVDVSQDVIIREFDCGTTRGIPIRAMTEGSKVMINLATRLMGRVVGEDVIHPTTKEVIAPRNTPISDDLAKIIEKSGVTEVVVRSPLTCEAARSVCQHCYGWSLAHAKMVDLGEAVGIIAAQSIGEPGTQLTMRTFHTGGVFTGEVAKQVRADIDGTVRFPRRIRTRPYRTRHGEDALYVEANATLTLEASNSDSTNKEIPVTQGSTLYVTDGQQVKLGQLIAEVALGGRTTRANTEKAVKDVASDLAGEVKFADVVAEQKTDRQGNTTTTAARGGLIWILSGEVYNLPPGAELVVKENDTVASNGVLAETKLTTQHGGVVRLPEATPGKSTREIEIITASVVLDQATVTVQSSQGKNNYLVTTGNNQVFNLRATPGTKVQNGQVVAELIDDRYRTTTGGMLKYAGVEVQKKGKAKQGYEVVQGGTLLWIPEETHEVNKDISLLLVEDGQFVEAGTEVVKDIFCQNSGVIEVTQKNDILREVVIKPGELLMVDDPEAVMGKDNTFVQPGEELLGQVVNELRYIQYVESPEGPALLSRSVVEYAVPDHPDVPSTTSVSQQAARSIQLRAVQRLPYKDSERVKSVEGVELLRTQLVLEIEQEGEQDHTASPLAADIELVADSNDPEIQRLQLVILESLTVRRDIAADATQGSTHTTLEVEDGQTIAPGAVVARTQILCKEGGIVRGVQKGTEAVRRCLVLRQQHDMIKIHSTVQPKLKVGDLVVEGTEIVPGVLAEESGQVVAVQKAEAKGEVSSDESALTTQNYSVTLRVGRPYRVSAGAVLQVEDGDLVQRGDNLVLLVFERAKTGDIIQGLPRIEELLEARKPKEACILAKRAGEVKVIYGDGDEAIAVKVIEPNGVVTDYQIGPGQNLVVTDGQTVSAGQPLTDGPANPHEILEVFFNLGSEDGVYACASHALQKVQTFLVNEVQLVYQSQGIDIADKHIEVIVRQMTSKVRVDDGGDTTMLPGELVELRQIEQVNEAMAITGGARAQYTPVLLGITKASLNTDSFISAASFQETTRVLTEAAIEGKSDWLRGLKENVIIGRLIPAGTGFNTYEEPGIVEDYAEGISSSVLDEVEDPLDMVLDDRTARTYNLDSPTLGVGEPTFGSRRVENSILDDDDLIPGEINDLTEDEEEDDYDEDDYDDEDEE; this is encoded by the coding sequence ATGACTAACGACAAAATGATTTTCCGCAATCGCGTCGTTGACAAAGGTCAACTGCGAAATTTAATTTCTTGGGCGTTTACGCACTATGGTACAGCGCGGACGGCTGTGATGGCGGACAAATTAAAAGATTTGGGCTTCCGCTACGCTACCAAGGCTGGAGTTTCGATCAGTGTAGAAGATTTGATGGTGCCTCCTTCTAAGCGATCGCTCCTCGAAGCAGCAGAAGCAGAAATTCGCGCTACAGAAGAACGTTACCAACGTGGTGAAATCACGGAAGTAGAACGTTTCCAGAAAGTAATTGATACCTGGAACGGTACTTCCGAAGCCCTAAAAGACGAGGTCGTTACCCACTTCAAAAAGACAAATCCCCTCAACTCCGTGTATATGATGGCATTTTCCGGAGCTAGGGGTAATATCTCCCAAGTCCGGCAATTGGTGGGAATGCGGGGACTGATGGCAGATCCGCAAGGGGAAATTATCGACTTGCCCATCAAAACAAATTTCCGGGAAGGACTTACCGTCACAGAATACATTATTTCTTCTTACGGTGCGCGTAAAGGATTGGTAGACACGGCGTTGCGGACAGCTGACTCTGGTTATCTGACCCGTCGTCTGGTTGACGTTTCCCAGGATGTGATTATCCGAGAATTTGACTGCGGCACTACCAGGGGAATTCCCATCCGGGCAATGACTGAAGGTAGCAAAGTCATGATTAACCTTGCCACGCGCCTGATGGGACGGGTAGTAGGAGAGGATGTCATCCATCCGACTACAAAAGAAGTGATTGCACCACGAAATACGCCCATTTCTGACGATCTGGCGAAAATAATCGAAAAATCCGGAGTTACTGAAGTAGTTGTGCGATCGCCCCTGACTTGTGAAGCAGCGCGATCGGTATGTCAACACTGCTATGGCTGGAGTCTTGCCCACGCGAAAATGGTGGATTTAGGCGAAGCCGTAGGTATTATTGCCGCACAAAGTATCGGTGAACCGGGTACCCAGTTAACCATGCGTACTTTCCACACTGGGGGTGTATTCACTGGTGAAGTGGCAAAACAAGTACGTGCCGATATCGATGGTACTGTTCGCTTCCCCCGCAGGATACGGACAAGACCCTACCGTACCCGCCACGGCGAAGATGCCTTGTATGTGGAAGCCAACGCCACCTTGACTCTGGAAGCTAGCAACTCAGACTCAACCAACAAGGAAATTCCTGTCACCCAAGGTTCAACCCTGTACGTCACTGACGGACAACAGGTCAAGCTGGGACAGTTAATTGCAGAAGTGGCACTCGGCGGACGTACAACTCGTGCCAATACAGAAAAAGCTGTTAAAGACGTAGCTTCTGACTTAGCAGGGGAAGTCAAGTTTGCCGATGTCGTAGCAGAACAAAAAACCGACCGTCAAGGCAATACCACTACCACAGCGGCGCGGGGTGGTTTGATTTGGATTTTGTCAGGGGAAGTTTATAACTTACCACCTGGAGCCGAATTAGTAGTTAAAGAAAACGACACCGTCGCCAGCAATGGTGTTTTGGCAGAAACTAAGCTAACCACTCAGCATGGTGGCGTGGTGCGTTTGCCAGAAGCAACCCCAGGCAAGTCTACACGGGAAATTGAAATTATCACCGCTTCTGTAGTTTTAGACCAAGCTACCGTCACCGTTCAAAGCTCTCAAGGTAAAAATAACTACCTAGTCACTACTGGTAACAACCAAGTCTTTAACCTCAGGGCAACCCCGGGCACCAAAGTCCAAAATGGTCAAGTGGTAGCTGAGTTGATTGATGACCGCTATCGCACTACTACCGGTGGCATGCTGAAATATGCTGGTGTGGAAGTCCAGAAAAAAGGTAAAGCCAAGCAAGGGTATGAAGTGGTGCAGGGAGGAACCCTACTGTGGATTCCAGAAGAAACCCACGAAGTTAACAAAGATATCTCCTTGCTGTTGGTAGAAGATGGTCAGTTTGTTGAAGCTGGGACTGAGGTAGTTAAAGATATCTTCTGCCAAAACAGTGGTGTGATCGAAGTCACCCAGAAAAACGACATTCTGCGGGAAGTGGTAATTAAGCCAGGCGAACTGCTAATGGTTGACGATCCAGAGGCAGTCATGGGCAAGGATAATACCTTTGTTCAACCTGGTGAGGAATTGCTGGGACAAGTTGTCAACGAACTGCGGTATATCCAGTATGTGGAAAGCCCAGAAGGTCCAGCCCTGTTGAGTCGTTCGGTAGTTGAGTATGCCGTACCGGATCACCCTGATGTCCCATCTACGACATCAGTAAGTCAACAAGCCGCACGTTCGATTCAATTGCGGGCTGTACAGCGACTGCCTTATAAAGATTCTGAGCGGGTTAAGTCTGTTGAAGGTGTGGAACTGCTGCGAACCCAACTGGTATTGGAAATCGAACAAGAAGGCGAACAAGACCATACCGCTTCTCCCTTGGCAGCAGATATTGAATTGGTGGCTGATAGCAATGATCCAGAAATTCAGCGCTTGCAGCTAGTGATTCTGGAGTCCTTGACGGTGCGTCGGGATATTGCTGCTGATGCCACTCAAGGTAGTACCCATACAACGCTTGAGGTTGAAGACGGACAAACCATTGCTCCAGGTGCTGTGGTGGCACGTACCCAAATCTTGTGTAAAGAAGGCGGTATTGTACGGGGCGTACAAAAAGGTACGGAAGCCGTTCGTCGTTGTTTGGTATTGCGTCAACAACACGACATGATCAAGATACATTCTACTGTCCAGCCCAAATTAAAAGTGGGTGACTTGGTAGTAGAAGGTACAGAAATTGTTCCAGGAGTCTTGGCCGAAGAATCTGGACAAGTCGTAGCAGTGCAAAAAGCAGAAGCCAAAGGAGAAGTTTCATCTGACGAATCAGCACTTACTACTCAAAACTACTCTGTCACCCTCCGCGTCGGTCGTCCTTACCGCGTCAGCGCTGGCGCTGTCTTGCAGGTAGAAGATGGTGATTTGGTGCAGCGCGGTGATAACTTGGTACTGCTGGTGTTTGAACGCGCTAAGACGGGAGATATCATTCAAGGTTTGCCCAGGATTGAGGAACTGCTCGAAGCTCGCAAACCAAAAGAGGCATGTATTTTAGCAAAAAGAGCGGGAGAAGTCAAGGTAATCTATGGCGATGGTGATGAAGCGATCGCAGTCAAAGTGATCGAACCCAACGGCGTAGTCACAGATTATCAAATCGGGCCTGGACAGAACTTGGTAGTTACAGATGGACAAACGGTGAGTGCAGGGCAGCCACTGACAGATGGCCCGGCTAATCCGCACGAAATCTTGGAAGTCTTCTTTAACCTTGGTTCTGAAGATGGAGTTTACGCCTGTGCCAGCCATGCCTTACAGAAGGTGCAAACCTTCCTGGTGAATGAAGTGCAATTGGTGTATCAGTCTCAAGGCATTGATATTGCCGATAAGCACATTGAAGTGATTGTCCGGCAGATGACCTCGAAAGTACGAGTAGATGATGGCGGTGATACCACTATGCTGCCTGGTGAGTTGGTAGAACTGCGCCAAATTGAACAAGTAAACGAAGCTATGGCCATCACTGGTGGTGCGAGAGCCCAATACACTCCCGTATTGTTAGGTATTACTAAAGCATCTTTGAATACCGATAGCTTCATTTCTGCCGCATCCTTCCAAGAAACAACTAGGGTATTGACCGAAGCAGCCATTGAAGGTAAATCTGACTGGCTGCGTGGTTTAAAAGAAAACGTAATTATCGGACGATTGATTCCCGCAGGAACAGGCTTTAATACCTATGAAGAACCTGGCATAGTCGAAGACTACGCAGAGGGAATTAGTAGTAGCGTCTTGGATGAAGTTGAAGATCCGTTAGATATGGTGCTGGATGACCGTACAGCCCGCACCTATAACTTGGATTCTCCAACTCTTGGGGTAGGGGAACCTACATTTGGTAGCAGACGCGTAGAAAATTCGATTTTGGATGATGATGACTTGATTCCTGGTGAAATCAACGACCTAACAGAAGACGAAGAAGAAGACGATTACGACGAGGACGACTACGACGACGAAGACGAAGAATAA
- the hisD gene encoding histidinol dehydrogenase, whose translation MLRIITQQADVRSELQRICDRTHDEQVLHKEATVREVLQAVKRQGDRAVLHYTGEFDHQILKPEEMRVTGSELDAAYQQVSKELLEAIQLACRQIEAFHRQRVPKSWVHFGDDDVVLGKRYTPVDRAGIYVPGGRAAYPSTVLMNAIPAKVAGVPHVVMVTPPGAGKTLPPAVLVAAQEVGVQEIYRVGGAQAIAALAYGTKTIPKVDVITGPGNIYVTLAKKLVYGTVGIDSLAGPSEVLIIADETANPVHVAADMLAQAEHDPMAAAILLTTDPALAKNVQVAVERQLVDHPRRTLTEKALAHYGLIVIVESLEAAAELSNEFAPEHLELEVEDPWAVLPLIRHAGAIFLGYSTPEAVGDYIAGPNHTLPTSGAARYASALGVETFLKHSSIIQYSQTALEKVAGAIDALATAEGLPSHTDSVRRRVQKEE comes from the coding sequence ATGCTGCGAATCATTACTCAGCAGGCAGACGTCAGATCGGAATTACAAAGGATCTGCGATCGCACCCATGATGAACAGGTGCTTCATAAAGAAGCAACAGTGCGGGAAGTGTTGCAAGCGGTGAAGCGCCAAGGTGATAGAGCTGTATTGCATTATACGGGAGAATTTGATCATCAAATTCTCAAGCCAGAAGAAATGCGCGTTACAGGCTCAGAACTAGATGCTGCCTACCAACAGGTCTCCAAAGAACTGCTGGAAGCAATTCAGCTAGCTTGTCGCCAAATTGAAGCATTTCACCGCCAACGAGTGCCAAAAAGCTGGGTACACTTTGGCGATGATGATGTAGTACTGGGTAAACGTTATACCCCTGTAGATCGAGCAGGAATTTACGTACCTGGTGGTCGTGCGGCATATCCGAGTACAGTATTGATGAATGCGATTCCAGCCAAGGTAGCGGGAGTCCCACATGTGGTGATGGTAACACCACCAGGAGCTGGAAAAACGCTCCCCCCAGCAGTATTAGTAGCTGCCCAAGAAGTCGGGGTACAGGAGATTTATCGGGTAGGAGGAGCGCAAGCGATCGCTGCTTTAGCGTACGGTACAAAAACAATTCCAAAAGTAGACGTTATTACCGGGCCGGGTAATATTTATGTGACACTAGCAAAAAAACTTGTCTACGGGACAGTTGGTATAGATTCTTTGGCAGGGCCAAGCGAAGTGCTAATTATTGCCGATGAAACTGCAAATCCCGTCCATGTGGCAGCAGATATGCTAGCGCAAGCCGAACACGATCCAATGGCGGCGGCAATCTTACTGACGACCGATCCGGCTCTAGCTAAGAACGTGCAAGTTGCAGTGGAAAGACAGCTGGTGGATCACCCCAGACGCACCCTAACAGAGAAAGCACTTGCTCACTATGGCTTGATTGTGATTGTAGAATCCCTGGAAGCGGCAGCCGAACTATCCAACGAATTTGCCCCCGAGCATCTAGAGTTGGAAGTAGAAGATCCTTGGGCAGTACTACCACTTATTCGCCATGCTGGTGCAATTTTCTTGGGTTATTCCACACCGGAAGCTGTAGGAGACTACATTGCCGGGCCCAACCATACCTTACCAACTTCTGGTGCAGCCCGCTATGCTTCGGCATTGGGAGTAGAAACTTTCCTTAAACACTCAAGCATTATCCAATATTCGCAGACTGCACTAGAAAAAGTCGCAGGTGCAATTGATGCTCTTGCCACTGCCGAAGGCTTACCTTCGCACACTGATTCTGTCAGACGTCGAGTTCAAAAAGAAGAATAA
- the ppk1 gene encoding polyphosphate kinase 1, which produces MPKSKKTSNQQINLSDPQYYLNRELSWLEFNSRVLHEAIDPRTPLLERLKFLAIFSSNLDEFFMVRVAVLKQQVEAKVSRLSFDGRTPQQQLDEISFFLRPLIAQQHQHFEEVLRPLLANHGIHILDYIDLTEKQRKYLDNYFEEQIFPVITPLAVDPSHPFPYISNLSLNLAVVVKNPETEEELFARVKVPTVIPRFLALPPELGIQHQGKPALWTGVPLEQAIAHNLESLFPGMNIQEYHPFRITRDADLELEEDEADDLLLLIEQELRKRRVGGNPVRIEIQSQTPEVIRNRLLQDLELSENDIYEVDGLLGLRDLMYFMSVPVPAELKDPPWQSVVPIRLQRIREPNIGSEILEIEEGKDFFAVIHERDLLVHHPYQSFSASVVRFITSAAHDPNVLAIKMTLYRTSGDSPIVNALIAAAENGKQVSVLVELKARFDEENNIYWARRLESVGVHVVYGLVGLKTHCKLVMVVRREQDRIRRYVHIGTGNYNPKTARLYTDLGLFTCQEELGADVTDVFNFLTGYSRQKSYRKLLVAPVNMRDRFVGLIQREIENAQNGLSGRIVAKMNSLVDPQTISTLYKASRVGVQIDLIVRGICCLRPGLKDISENIRVISIVGRFLEHSRIFYFYNNGQEEIFIGSADWMPRNLDRRVEVITPVQDPDIAKDLQEILGIMLADNRQAWELQADGSYIQRRPGEDCPEVSSQKTLMSMALNSPAIASTLINSKKNSVHLDS; this is translated from the coding sequence ATGCCGAAATCTAAAAAAACTTCTAATCAACAAATAAATCTCAGCGATCCGCAATATTATCTGAACCGTGAGTTAAGCTGGCTAGAGTTTAATAGCAGGGTACTGCATGAAGCGATAGACCCACGCACGCCTCTGCTCGAACGTCTCAAGTTTTTAGCCATCTTTAGTTCTAACCTAGATGAATTTTTCATGGTACGTGTTGCAGTTTTAAAGCAACAGGTAGAAGCAAAAGTCAGTCGATTAAGTTTTGATGGTCGCACGCCGCAACAGCAGCTAGATGAGATTAGTTTTTTCCTACGTCCTCTGATAGCCCAACAACACCAACATTTTGAAGAAGTACTGCGACCACTTTTAGCAAATCATGGCATCCATATTTTGGATTACATAGATTTGACAGAAAAACAGCGGAAATATTTAGATAATTATTTTGAGGAGCAAATATTTCCTGTTATAACTCCCCTCGCTGTTGATCCCAGCCATCCTTTTCCCTACATTTCCAATCTCAGCTTAAATCTGGCAGTTGTAGTTAAAAACCCAGAAACAGAAGAAGAATTATTTGCCAGAGTCAAAGTCCCGACTGTTATACCAAGATTTTTGGCTTTACCACCAGAGTTGGGAATTCAGCACCAAGGTAAACCTGCTCTTTGGACTGGTGTACCTTTGGAACAAGCGATCGCCCATAATTTGGAGTCCCTATTTCCAGGGATGAACATTCAGGAATATCATCCCTTCCGGATTACTCGTGACGCTGACCTGGAATTAGAAGAAGATGAAGCCGACGATTTACTACTTTTAATTGAGCAGGAACTACGAAAACGACGGGTTGGTGGTAATCCTGTCAGGATAGAAATTCAATCCCAAACTCCTGAAGTTATACGCAACCGACTGTTGCAAGATTTGGAATTATCAGAAAACGACATCTATGAAGTAGATGGTCTTTTAGGACTGCGCGACTTGATGTATTTTATGTCTGTGCCAGTGCCAGCAGAACTTAAAGACCCACCCTGGCAATCGGTCGTGCCTATCCGCTTACAACGCATTCGCGAACCAAATATAGGTTCGGAAATTCTAGAAATAGAGGAAGGAAAAGACTTTTTTGCTGTCATTCACGAACGGGATTTACTAGTTCACCATCCCTATCAATCTTTTTCGGCATCGGTAGTGCGTTTTATTACTAGTGCTGCCCATGACCCGAATGTCTTGGCAATTAAGATGACCCTTTATCGTACCTCCGGTGATTCACCAATAGTTAATGCTTTAATTGCTGCTGCTGAAAATGGCAAACAGGTATCTGTATTGGTGGAACTGAAGGCACGGTTTGATGAAGAGAATAATATTTACTGGGCAAGGCGTTTAGAAAGCGTCGGCGTTCATGTTGTTTACGGTCTGGTCGGTCTGAAAACCCACTGTAAACTCGTCATGGTCGTGCGGCGCGAACAAGACCGCATCCGTCGCTACGTACATATTGGTACTGGCAACTACAATCCGAAAACGGCACGACTTTATACCGACTTAGGATTATTTACCTGCCAAGAAGAACTAGGGGCAGATGTCACAGATGTATTCAACTTCTTGACGGGATACTCGCGACAAAAGTCTTATCGAAAGTTGTTGGTTGCGCCTGTGAATATGCGCGATCGCTTCGTTGGCTTAATCCAACGAGAAATTGAAAATGCTCAAAATGGGCTTTCTGGTCGGATTGTTGCCAAAATGAATTCTCTTGTCGATCCGCAAACTATTTCTACACTATATAAAGCTTCTCGCGTTGGTGTACAAATCGACCTGATTGTGCGGGGTATTTGCTGTTTGCGTCCTGGGCTGAAAGACATTAGCGAAAATATTCGCGTGATTAGTATTGTCGGTCGCTTTTTAGAACACTCCCGAATTTTTTATTTTTATAACAATGGTCAGGAAGAAATTTTTATTGGTAGCGCGGATTGGATGCCCCGGAATTTAGATCGTCGGGTGGAAGTAATTACCCCAGTACAAGACCCAGATATTGCTAAAGACTTGCAAGAAATATTGGGAATTATGCTAGCAGATAACCGCCAAGCCTGGGAATTACAAGCAGATGGCAGCTATATTCAAAGGCGTCCTGGTGAAGATTGTCCAGAAGTTAGCTCACAAAAAACCCTGATGTCTATGGCTTTAAACTCGCCCGCGATCGCCTCAACTCTGATTAATTCAAAAAAGAACTCTGTCCATCTTGATAGCTAG
- a CDS encoding universal stress protein — translation MLKTILVALDASGIAERVIESLNDLVLPKDGKVILCHVFPPPDSEMELPADRPHSESPALSYLHIEKQLQAYQAQLPVESEIELVTGDPAEEIIRLANIYKADLIVIGSRGLTGMNRIVQGSVSSQVVEEAHCSVMVVKPR, via the coding sequence GTGCTAAAGACTATTTTGGTAGCTCTGGACGCTTCAGGTATTGCAGAGCGAGTCATTGAGAGTTTAAACGACTTGGTACTGCCAAAAGATGGTAAAGTCATCCTTTGTCATGTTTTTCCGCCTCCAGACTCAGAAATGGAACTTCCTGCCGATCGTCCTCACTCAGAGTCACCAGCACTTTCTTATCTACACATCGAAAAACAACTGCAAGCCTACCAAGCCCAGTTGCCTGTTGAAAGTGAAATTGAACTAGTCACCGGCGATCCAGCAGAAGAAATTATTCGCCTTGCTAATATTTATAAGGCTGATTTGATTGTGATTGGCAGTCGCGGACTAACTGGTATGAACCGAATTGTCCAAGGCTCTGTGAGTAGCCAAGTCGTAGAAGAAGCCCATTGTTCAGTAATGGTGGTGAAGCCAAGATAA
- a CDS encoding DNA-directed RNA polymerase subunit gamma: MRHAQTNQFDYVKIGLASPERIRVWGERTLPNGQVVGEVTKPETINYRTLKPEMDGLFCERIFGPAKDWECHCGKYKRVRHRGIVCERCGVEVTESRVRRHRMGYIKLAAPVAHVWYLKGIPSYISILLDMPLRDVEQIVYFNSYVVLSPGNAETLSYKQLLSEDQWLEIEDQIYSEDSTLQGVEVGIGAEALLRLLADINLEQEAETLREEITTAKGQKRAKLIKRLRVIDNFIATGSKPEWMVMTVIPVIPPDLRPMVQLDGGRFATSDLNDLYRRVINRNNRLARLQEILAPEIIVRNEKRMLQEAVDALIDNGRRGRTVVGANNRPLKSLSDIIEGKQGRFRQNLLGKRVDYSGRSVIVVGPKLNIHQCGLPREMAIELFQPFVIHRLIRSGMVNNIKAAKKLISRSDPSVWDVLEEVIEGHPVLLNRAPTLHRLGIQAFEPILVEGRAIQLHPLVCPAFNADFDGDQMAVHVPLSLESQAEARLLMLASNNILSPATGKPIITPSQDMVLGSYYLTAENPHAKKGAGRYFASLDDVIMAYEQDQIDLHAYIYVRYDGEVESDQADNEPQEVIENGDGSRTKLYKYRRVREDAQGNLVSQYIYTTPGRVIYNKAIQEALAS, encoded by the coding sequence ATGAGACACGCCCAAACTAATCAGTTTGACTACGTTAAAATCGGCTTGGCATCACCAGAACGCATACGAGTATGGGGCGAAAGAACATTGCCCAACGGTCAGGTAGTCGGTGAAGTTACTAAGCCAGAAACGATTAACTACCGAACTCTTAAACCAGAGATGGATGGTTTGTTCTGCGAGCGCATCTTTGGCCCGGCTAAAGATTGGGAATGCCATTGCGGAAAGTATAAAAGAGTACGGCACCGGGGAATTGTTTGCGAACGCTGTGGTGTGGAAGTCACCGAATCGCGAGTACGTCGCCACCGCATGGGCTATATTAAACTCGCCGCACCTGTAGCTCACGTTTGGTACCTCAAAGGTATTCCCAGTTATATTTCCATTCTGCTGGATATGCCCCTGCGGGATGTAGAGCAAATTGTGTATTTCAATTCCTATGTTGTTCTTAGTCCAGGTAATGCCGAAACCTTAAGTTATAAACAGCTACTCAGTGAAGACCAGTGGCTAGAAATTGAAGACCAGATTTACAGCGAAGATTCTACTTTGCAAGGTGTAGAAGTAGGCATTGGTGCAGAAGCTTTGCTGCGCCTACTAGCTGATATTAACCTCGAACAAGAAGCGGAAACTCTGCGGGAAGAGATCACTACCGCCAAAGGTCAAAAACGAGCGAAGCTAATTAAGCGCTTGCGGGTAATCGACAACTTTATCGCCACCGGTTCCAAACCAGAGTGGATGGTAATGACAGTAATTCCCGTAATTCCGCCGGACTTGCGCCCAATGGTACAGCTCGATGGTGGACGGTTTGCAACCAGCGATTTGAACGATTTGTATCGCCGGGTAATTAATCGTAATAACCGTCTAGCACGTTTGCAAGAAATTTTAGCTCCCGAGATTATCGTCCGCAATGAAAAGCGGATGCTGCAAGAAGCAGTAGACGCCTTGATTGATAATGGTCGGCGCGGACGGACAGTGGTAGGAGCAAATAACCGACCGCTGAAGTCTTTGTCAGACATCATTGAAGGTAAACAAGGGCGTTTCCGGCAGAACTTGCTGGGTAAACGGGTAGACTACTCCGGACGTTCTGTAATTGTAGTGGGGCCAAAGCTGAACATTCACCAATGCGGTTTGCCACGGGAAATGGCGATTGAGCTATTCCAGCCTTTCGTGATTCACCGTTTGATTCGCAGCGGCATGGTAAACAATATTAAAGCCGCGAAAAAGCTGATTTCACGATCTGACCCAAGTGTTTGGGATGTGCTGGAAGAGGTGATTGAAGGGCACCCAGTTTTGCTCAATCGTGCTCCTACCTTGCACCGTTTGGGTATTCAAGCTTTTGAACCAATTTTAGTGGAAGGAAGAGCCATCCAGCTACACCCATTGGTATGTCCGGCGTTTAACGCTGACTTTGACGGCGACCAAATGGCGGTACACGTACCGTTGTCTCTAGAATCACAAGCTGAGGCGCGGTTGTTGATGTTGGCTTCTAACAATATTTTGTCTCCAGCTACAGGTAAGCCAATCATCACACCCAGCCAAGATATGGTGTTAGGGTCATATTACTTAACCGCAGAAAACCCTCATGCTAAAAAGGGTGCGGGACGGTATTTTGCCTCTCTAGATGACGTAATTATGGCTTACGAGCAGGATCAAATTGACCTGCACGCCTATATCTATGTCCGCTATGACGGTGAAGTCGAGTCAGACCAAGCAGACAACGAGCCACAAGAAGTCATCGAAAATGGCGATGGTAGCCGAACCAAGCTATATAAATACCGTCGAGTTAGAGAAGACGCTCAGGGAAATTTAGTTTCTCAGTATATATACACAACACCAGGTCGTGTAATTTACAATAAAGCGATTCAGGAAGCGCTAGCAAGTTAG
- a CDS encoding response regulator, with translation MLMLSCESSTLRVLVVDDHELTRLTLQLIFSAQEDIQVVGLASNGQEAIEMVKRHEPDVIVLDLQMPVMDGWSASSEIKAIAPETQIIAYSSIDDLKFQEAKARASLDAFCKKDVPTTELVSLVKQLGQRIANGSVRG, from the coding sequence ATGTTGATGTTGTCTTGTGAGTCTTCTACCTTGCGCGTTTTAGTGGTTGACGATCACGAACTAACGCGTTTAACCCTGCAATTAATTTTTTCCGCTCAGGAAGATATTCAAGTTGTAGGGTTAGCCAGTAATGGTCAAGAAGCCATAGAAATGGTAAAGCGCCACGAGCCTGACGTGATTGTTCTAGATTTGCAAATGCCAGTCATGGATGGCTGGAGTGCGTCTTCTGAGATTAAAGCTATTGCTCCTGAGACTCAGATTATTGCCTATTCCTCTATAGATGACCTGAAATTTCAAGAAGCAAAAGCAAGAGCTAGTTTAGACGCTTTTTGCAAAAAGGATGTACCGACTACAGAACTAGTTTCTTTAGTCAAGCAGTTGGGACAACGTATAGCTAATGGTTCAGTGAGAGGATAA
- a CDS encoding DUF2854 domain-containing protein has protein sequence MFRQVSLGMLGLTIGGILTIIGIAAYANDNATLNLIGFFYGIPLVLGGLALKANELKPVPFSKATTPQVLALREQQATTTQNKIRKDITRYSYGQNAHFERALSYLSLSSSDDELPVLTGLREEEINGNYALILEFDSPLIPIDVWQQKQEKMTHYFGPGVKVEVTQPGENKIELALITTSK, from the coding sequence ATGTTTCGCCAAGTTTCTTTGGGAATGCTGGGTTTAACCATCGGCGGTATCTTAACCATCATCGGCATCGCCGCCTACGCTAACGATAATGCCACTCTCAATCTGATTGGATTTTTTTATGGGATTCCGCTAGTCCTAGGAGGACTGGCACTCAAAGCTAATGAACTCAAACCCGTACCCTTCAGCAAAGCCACTACGCCGCAAGTTTTGGCACTGCGGGAGCAGCAAGCCACTACGACTCAAAATAAAATTCGCAAAGACATCACCCGCTACAGCTATGGTCAAAACGCCCATTTCGAGCGGGCTTTATCTTACTTAAGTCTAAGTTCCTCAGACGATGAGTTACCAGTCCTCACAGGGTTAAGAGAAGAAGAAATTAACGGAAATTACGCCTTAATTTTAGAATTTGATTCGCCGCTGATACCAATTGACGTTTGGCAGCAAAAACAAGAAAAAATGACTCATTATTTTGGCCCTGGAGTGAAAGTTGAAGTCACACAACCAGGTGAAAATAAAATTGAACTGGCACTAATTACCACTTCAAAATAG